One window of Oscillibacter hominis genomic DNA carries:
- a CDS encoding class I SAM-dependent methyltransferase: protein MEYRKEDLMEAKKQILGVGENMGTEESKKIWEENAQFWDNAMGDESNEFHREVVRPKVTELLSPNPADYILDIACGNGNYSSYLAQRGASVVAFDYSKKMIELAKRRQSQYAKQIEFCVADATNRKSILELKRNRAFTKAVSNMAIMDITDIEPLLMAVYELLQESGIFVFATQHPCFVTLTEKYMTPHSYYDIAIEGQPKEQIYYHRSIQDIFNLCFRAGFVIDGFYEECFKTNKEIPMVMIVRLKKVKRDTLQ from the coding sequence ATGGAATATCGTAAGGAAGATTTAATGGAAGCAAAAAAGCAAATTTTGGGAGTGGGAGAGAACATGGGAACAGAGGAAAGTAAAAAAATCTGGGAGGAGAACGCACAATTTTGGGATAATGCAATGGGTGACGAATCTAATGAATTTCACAGAGAGGTAGTGCGTCCCAAAGTAACGGAACTTCTATCTCCTAATCCTGCGGATTATATTTTGGATATTGCGTGTGGCAATGGAAATTATTCTTCGTATCTTGCACAAAGAGGCGCTTCGGTTGTCGCTTTTGATTACAGCAAAAAAATGATAGAATTGGCTAAAAGACGGCAATCACAATATGCAAAACAAATTGAATTTTGTGTGGCGGATGCGACCAATAGAAAAAGTATATTAGAATTAAAAAGAAATCGAGCCTTTACGAAAGCAGTTTCTAATATGGCAATTATGGATATTACGGATATTGAACCACTTCTTATGGCTGTTTATGAACTGTTGCAGGAAAGCGGAATTTTTGTCTTTGCAACGCAACACCCTTGTTTTGTCACGTTGACTGAAAAATATATGACACCGCACAGTTACTATGATATAGCGATTGAAGGGCAACCGAAAGAGCAGATTTATTATCATCGTTCCATACAAGATATTTTTAACCTTTGTTTTAGAGCTGGATTTGTCATTGATGGATTTTATGAAGAATGTTTCAAAACCAACAAAGAAATTCCTATGGTAATGATAGTAAGGCTTAAGAAGGTAAAACGTGATACCTTACAATAA